One window of Pseudomonas urmiensis genomic DNA carries:
- a CDS encoding MlaA family lipoprotein produces MVKRLLLVTALFAAGPAMAAEIAPRTSVIEADPVVTPQAESDGFLDPMRALKFNPGLDQREFERSTLTALNVYDPLESMNRRIYHFNYRFDQWVLLPAVKGYTAITPRFLRTGVSNFFNNLGDVPNLFNSVFQLKGKRSAEITARLMFNTIIGVGGLWDPATKMGLPRQSEDFGQTLGFYGVPDGPYIMLPILGPSNLRDTTGVVVDYAGEQAINFLNVAEASTDHPEIFFVRAVDKRYTTAFRYGQLNSPFEYEKVRYVYTQARKLQIAE; encoded by the coding sequence GTGGTTAAAAGACTGCTGCTCGTCACCGCCCTGTTCGCTGCCGGCCCTGCCATGGCGGCGGAGATCGCGCCGCGCACCAGCGTGATCGAAGCCGACCCGGTGGTTACCCCCCAAGCAGAAAGCGATGGCTTTCTCGATCCGATGCGCGCGCTGAAATTCAACCCTGGGCTCGACCAGCGTGAATTCGAACGCTCGACCCTGACTGCGCTCAACGTCTACGACCCGCTGGAGTCGATGAACCGGCGCATCTATCACTTCAACTATCGCTTCGACCAGTGGGTGTTGTTGCCGGCGGTCAAGGGCTACACCGCCATCACCCCGCGTTTCTTGCGCACCGGGGTGAGCAACTTCTTCAACAACCTGGGTGATGTGCCCAACCTGTTCAACAGCGTGTTCCAGCTCAAGGGCAAGCGCTCGGCCGAGATCACCGCGCGGTTGATGTTCAACACCATCATCGGGGTCGGCGGCCTGTGGGACCCGGCGACCAAGATGGGCCTGCCCCGCCAGAGCGAAGACTTTGGCCAGACCCTGGGCTTCTATGGCGTGCCCGATGGGCCGTACATCATGCTGCCGATCCTCGGTCCCTCGAACCTGCGCGATACCACCGGGGTGGTGGTGGATTATGCTGGCGAGCAGGCGATCAACTTCCTCAATGTGGCCGAGGCCAGCACCGATCATCCGGAGATTTTCTTCGTCAGGGCGGTGGACAAGCGCTATACCACGGCCTTCCGCTATGGGCAGCTGAACTCGCCGTTCGAGTACGAGAAAGTGCGCTACGTGTATACCCAGGCGCGCAAGTTGCAGATTGCTGAGTAG
- a CDS encoding lipid A biosynthesis lauroyl acyltransferase, which yields MERPRFRPYFLHPRFWGLWLGLGLLWLTVQLPYRALLWLGRALGALMYRVAGERRRIAARNLELCFPELSADQRRHLLKENFASTGIAFFEMAMSWWWPKARLARLAHIEGLEHLQAAQRDGQGAILMAVHFTTLEIGAALLGQVHTIDGMYREHGNPLFDFIQRSGRERHNLDSLAVEREDVRGMLKLLRSGRAIWYAPDQDYGAKQSLFVPLFGIPAATVTATTKFARLGKARVIPFTQRRLDDGSGYRLVIHPPLDDFPGESEEADCLRINQWVEGVLRECPEQYLWAHRRFKSRPEGAPRLYDKKKR from the coding sequence ATGGAACGCCCGCGTTTTCGTCCGTATTTTCTCCACCCGCGATTCTGGGGCCTGTGGCTAGGCCTTGGGCTGCTGTGGCTGACCGTCCAGCTGCCGTATCGCGCGCTGCTGTGGCTCGGCCGCGCCTTGGGTGCGCTGATGTACCGGGTGGCCGGCGAGCGTCGGCGGATTGCCGCGCGCAACCTGGAGTTGTGCTTCCCGGAGCTGTCCGCCGACCAACGGCGGCATTTGCTCAAGGAAAACTTCGCCTCCACCGGCATCGCCTTCTTCGAAATGGCCATGAGCTGGTGGTGGCCCAAGGCCCGGTTGGCGCGGTTGGCGCATATCGAAGGCCTCGAGCATTTGCAGGCAGCGCAACGCGATGGCCAAGGGGCGATCCTGATGGCCGTGCATTTCACCACCCTGGAAATTGGCGCGGCGCTGCTCGGCCAGGTGCACACCATCGACGGCATGTACCGCGAGCACGGCAACCCGCTGTTCGACTTCATCCAGCGCAGCGGTCGTGAGCGGCATAACCTCGATTCGCTGGCGGTGGAGCGTGAGGATGTGCGCGGCATGCTCAAGCTGCTGCGCAGTGGCCGTGCGATCTGGTATGCACCGGATCAGGACTATGGCGCCAAGCAGAGCCTGTTCGTGCCGCTGTTTGGCATCCCGGCAGCGACGGTGACCGCCACGACCAAGTTCGCCCGCTTGGGCAAGGCACGGGTGATTCCGTTCACCCAGCGGCGGTTGGACGATGGCAGTGGTTATCGCCTGGTCATTCATCCGCCGTTGGACGACTTCCCGGGCGAGAGCGAAGAGGCCGATTGCCTGCGCATCAACCAGTGGGTCGAAGGTGTGCTGCGCGAGTGCCCCGAGCAGTACCTGTGGGCGCACCGGCGGTTCAAATCGCGGCCAGAGGGTGCGCCGCGGTTGTATGACAAGAAAAAGCGTTGA
- a CDS encoding serine/threonine protein kinase, which yields MLRSMRLAALLGGLLLAAAASARDIDAASYGFPLTNPFEATIATTPPEQRPTLPSDEDITQADYSLNLRPERAFTLPDNFWPVKKLKYRLARQDREAPLMFIIAGTGAPYSSTINEYLKKLYYQEGFHVVQLSSPTSWDFMSAASRFATPGITSEDAEDLYRVMQAVRAQHPRLPVSDFYLTGYSLGALDAAFVSHLDETRRSFNFKRVLLLNPPVNLYTSVSNLDKLVQTQVKGIDRSTTFYELMLEKLTLYFQEKGYIDLNDALLYDFQKSRQHLSNEQMAMLIGTSFRFSAADIAFTSDLINRRGLITPPKQPITEGSTLTPWFKRALQCDFECYLTEQVIPMWRARTDGGSVLQLVDQVSLYALADYLHNTPKIEVMHNADDVILGPGDIGFLRKVFGDRLTLYPHGGHCGNLNYRVNSDAMLEFFRG from the coding sequence ATGCTTCGATCAATGCGCCTCGCCGCCCTCCTGGGTGGCCTGCTACTGGCTGCGGCCGCCTCGGCGCGGGACATCGACGCCGCCAGCTACGGCTTTCCCTTGACCAACCCGTTCGAGGCGACCATTGCCACCACCCCGCCCGAACAACGGCCGACCCTGCCCAGTGACGAAGACATCACTCAAGCCGACTACAGCCTGAACCTGCGCCCGGAGCGCGCCTTCACCCTGCCCGACAATTTCTGGCCAGTGAAAAAGCTCAAGTACCGCCTGGCCCGCCAGGACCGTGAGGCGCCGCTGATGTTCATCATCGCCGGCACCGGCGCCCCCTACTCCAGCACCATCAACGAATACCTGAAGAAACTCTACTACCAGGAAGGCTTCCACGTCGTGCAGCTGTCGTCACCGACCAGCTGGGACTTCATGAGCGCCGCCTCGCGCTTCGCTACCCCCGGCATCACTTCAGAGGACGCCGAGGACCTGTACCGGGTCATGCAGGCGGTACGTGCCCAGCATCCGCGGCTGCCAGTCAGCGACTTCTACCTCACCGGCTACAGCCTGGGCGCACTGGATGCGGCATTCGTCAGCCACCTGGATGAAACCCGGCGCAGCTTCAACTTCAAGCGGGTGCTGCTGCTCAATCCGCCGGTCAACCTCTACACCTCGGTCAGCAACCTGGACAAACTGGTGCAGACCCAGGTCAAGGGCATCGACCGCAGCACCACCTTCTATGAGTTGATGCTGGAAAAGCTCACGCTGTACTTCCAGGAAAAGGGCTACATCGACCTCAATGACGCCCTGCTGTACGACTTCCAGAAGTCGCGCCAGCACCTGTCCAACGAGCAGATGGCGATGCTGATCGGCACTTCGTTCCGCTTCTCGGCGGCCGATATCGCCTTTACCTCCGACCTGATCAATCGCCGCGGCCTGATCACCCCACCGAAACAGCCGATCACCGAAGGCAGCACCCTGACGCCGTGGTTCAAGCGCGCCTTGCAGTGCGACTTCGAGTGCTACCTGACCGAGCAAGTCATCCCCATGTGGCGGGCCCGCACCGATGGCGGCAGCGTGCTGCAGCTGGTCGATCAGGTCAGCCTGTATGCGCTGGCCGATTACCTGCACAACACGCCGAAAATCGAGGTCATGCACAACGCCGACGACGTCATCCTCGGCCCTGGCGATATCGGTTTTCTGCGCAAGGTGTTTGGCGATCGCCTGACCCTGTACCCGCACGGCGGCCATTGCGGCAACCTCAATTACCGCGTCAACAGCGACGCCATGCTGGAGTTCTTCCGTGGTTAA
- the minD gene encoding septum site-determining protein MinD has product MAKILVVTSGKGGVGKTTTSAAIGTGLALRGKKTVIVDFDVGLRNLDLIMGCERRVVYDFVNVVNGEANLQQALIKDKRLENLFVLAASQTRDKDALTLEGVEKVIEELAKDFDYVICDSPAGIEKGAHLAMYFADEAIVVTNPEVSSVRDSDRMLGLLSSKSRRAERGEEPIKEHLLITRYNPERVNNGEMLSIADVEEILAIKLKGVIPESQAVLKASNQGVPVILDDQSDAGQAYSDTVDRLLGQEKELRFIDVQKKGFFERLFGSK; this is encoded by the coding sequence TTGGCCAAGATTCTCGTGGTTACTTCCGGCAAAGGGGGTGTGGGCAAGACCACCACCAGCGCCGCCATCGGTACTGGCCTCGCTCTGCGCGGCAAAAAGACTGTCATCGTCGACTTCGACGTGGGCCTGCGTAACCTCGACCTGATCATGGGTTGCGAGCGCCGCGTGGTGTACGACTTCGTCAACGTGGTCAACGGCGAAGCCAACCTGCAGCAAGCCCTGATCAAGGACAAGCGCCTGGAAAACCTGTTCGTCCTGGCTGCCAGCCAGACCCGCGACAAAGACGCGCTGACCCTCGAAGGCGTGGAAAAGGTCATCGAAGAGCTGGCCAAGGATTTCGACTACGTCATCTGCGACTCGCCAGCCGGTATCGAAAAAGGTGCCCACTTGGCCATGTACTTCGCTGACGAAGCGATCGTGGTGACCAACCCTGAGGTGTCCTCGGTACGTGACTCCGACCGTATGCTCGGCCTGCTGTCGAGCAAGTCGCGCCGCGCCGAGCGTGGCGAAGAGCCGATCAAGGAACACCTGCTGATCACCCGCTACAACCCTGAGCGCGTCAACAACGGCGAAATGCTCAGCATCGCCGACGTCGAAGAGATCCTGGCGATCAAGCTCAAGGGTGTGATTCCAGAGTCCCAGGCCGTGCTCAAGGCCTCCAACCAAGGCGTCCCGGTTATCCTGGACGACCAGAGCGATGCCGGCCAGGCGTACAGCGACACTGTCGACCGCCTGCTGGGCCAAGAGAAAGAACTTCGGTTCATCGATGTACAGAAGAAGGGATTCTTCGAGCGCCTTTTCGGGAGCAAATAA
- the minC gene encoding septum site-determining protein MinC: MQTMSLNQTPESAPVFQLKGSMLAITVLELARNDLESLDRQLAAKVAQAPNFFSNTPLVLALDKLPADEGAIDLPGLMRVCRHHGLRTLAIRASRIEDIAAAIAIDLPVLPPSGARERPLEPEPEVKKPEPVPAPPAEPEIRPTRIITTPVRGGQQIYAQGGDLVVTASVSPGAELLADGNIHVYGAMRGRALAGIKGNTKARIFCQQMTAELVSIAGQYRVCEDLRRDPLWGAGVQVSLSGDVLNITRL, encoded by the coding sequence ATGCAGACCATGAGCCTAAACCAGACCCCCGAAAGCGCCCCCGTGTTCCAGCTCAAAGGCAGCATGCTTGCCATTACCGTGCTGGAACTGGCGCGCAACGACCTCGAGTCCCTCGACCGGCAACTGGCGGCGAAAGTGGCCCAGGCGCCGAATTTCTTCAGCAATACCCCGCTGGTGCTGGCGCTGGACAAGCTTCCCGCCGACGAAGGGGCGATCGATTTGCCTGGGCTGATGCGCGTCTGCCGCCATCATGGCCTGCGCACCCTGGCCATTCGCGCCAGCCGCATCGAGGACATCGCCGCGGCGATCGCCATCGACCTGCCTGTGCTACCGCCCTCCGGCGCCCGTGAGCGGCCGCTGGAGCCCGAACCTGAGGTGAAGAAGCCCGAGCCAGTGCCTGCGCCGCCCGCGGAGCCAGAAATCCGTCCGACCCGGATCATCACCACACCGGTGCGTGGCGGCCAACAGATCTATGCTCAAGGCGGCGACTTGGTGGTGACCGCCTCGGTCAGCCCCGGTGCGGAACTTCTCGCCGATGGCAACATCCATGTGTACGGCGCCATGCGTGGCCGCGCCCTGGCAGGCATCAAGGGCAACACCAAAGCGCGTATCTTCTGCCAGCAGATGACCGCAGAGCTGGTCTCCATCGCGGGTCAGTACCGTGTCTGCGAAGACCTTCGACGCGACCCGTTGTGGGGGGCCGGCGTGCAGGTCAGCCTGTCCGGCGATGTGTTGAACATCACCCGTCTTTAA
- a CDS encoding M18 family aminopeptidase, with protein MRDALNQGLIEFLKASPTPFHATASLAQRLEAGGYQRLDERDSWATVPGGRYYVTRNDSSIIAIKLGKHSPLLSGIRMVGAHTDSPCLRVKPQPELQRHGFLQLGVEVYGGALLAPWFDRDLSLAGRVTFRRDGKVESQLVDFKLPIAIIPNLAIHLNRTANEGWPINPQLELPPIIAQVAGDERVDFRALLTEQLAREHDLNADVVLDYELSFYDTQDAALIGLNADFIAGARLDNLLSCYAGLQAMLASDSDETCVLVCTDHEEVGSCSACGADGPMLEQTLQRLLPDGDEYVRTIQRSLMVSADNAHGVHPNYADKHDGNHGPKLNAGPVIKVNNNQRYATNSETAGFFRHLCMAEEVPVQSFVVRSDMGCGSTIGPIAASHLGVRTVDIGLPTFAMHSIRELCGSHDLAHLVKVLTAFYRTRELP; from the coding sequence ATGCGCGATGCTTTGAACCAGGGCCTGATCGAATTTCTGAAGGCCTCCCCGACGCCCTTCCACGCCACCGCCAGCCTGGCCCAGCGCCTCGAAGCCGGCGGCTACCAGCGCCTGGACGAGCGCGACAGCTGGGCCACGGTGCCTGGCGGGCGCTACTACGTAACCCGAAACGACTCCTCGATCATCGCTATCAAGCTCGGCAAGCACTCGCCGCTGCTCAGTGGCATCCGCATGGTCGGTGCCCACACCGACAGCCCGTGCCTGCGGGTCAAGCCGCAACCTGAGCTGCAACGCCACGGCTTCCTGCAATTGGGCGTGGAAGTGTACGGCGGTGCGCTGCTCGCACCTTGGTTTGACCGCGACCTGTCGCTGGCAGGCCGAGTCACCTTCCGCCGGGACGGCAAGGTGGAAAGCCAGCTGGTCGATTTCAAGCTGCCCATCGCGATCATTCCCAACCTGGCCATTCACCTCAACCGCACCGCCAACGAAGGCTGGCCGATCAATCCGCAGCTCGAGTTGCCGCCGATCATCGCCCAAGTGGCGGGTGACGAGCGGGTCGACTTCCGCGCCTTGCTCACCGAGCAACTGGCCCGTGAGCACGATCTAAACGCCGACGTTGTGCTCGATTACGAGCTGAGCTTCTACGACACTCAGGACGCCGCGCTGATCGGCCTGAACGCTGACTTCATCGCCGGCGCGCGCCTGGACAACCTGCTGTCGTGCTACGCCGGCCTACAAGCGATGCTGGCCTCGGACAGTGACGAAACCTGTGTGCTGGTGTGCACCGATCATGAGGAAGTCGGCTCGTGCTCGGCCTGCGGCGCCGACGGGCCGATGCTCGAACAAACCTTGCAGCGTCTGCTGCCCGATGGCGACGAGTATGTGCGCACCATCCAGCGCTCGCTGATGGTTTCGGCCGACAACGCCCACGGCGTGCACCCCAACTATGCCGACAAGCACGACGGCAACCACGGGCCCAAGCTCAATGCCGGGCCGGTGATCAAGGTCAACAACAACCAGCGCTACGCCACCAACAGCGAGACCGCGGGCTTCTTCCGCCACTTGTGCATGGCCGAAGAGGTGCCGGTGCAGAGCTTCGTGGTGCGCAGCGACATGGGCTGTGGCTCGACCATCGGCCCGATAGCCGCCAGCCATCTGGGTGTGCGCACGGTGGATATTGGCCTGCCGACCTTTGCCATGCACTCAATCCGCGAGCTGTGTGGTAGCCACGACCTGGCGCACCTGGTGAAGGTGTTGACGGCGTTCTATCGCACTCGCGAATTGCCCTGA
- a CDS encoding patatin-like phospholipase family protein: protein MTPTTGLILSGGGARAAYQVGVLAGIAELLPPGAANPFPVIVGTSAGAINAVTLASGATRFGESVQRLTHFWQNFRSHLVLRSDWPGVIRQASRFVSHSLLGLGGQLPVALLDSSPLRGLLQAHLDLDGITHSLASEQLRAVAITAFGYDSGQAVTFYQGRDTIEPWLRHRRIGRPTALTVEHLLASSAIPLLFAPVKLGEEYFGDGAVRQSAPISPALHLGASRVLVVGVSGNPQRPAPPLPTQRVFSGQQPSLAQIGGHMLNSTFIDSLEDDIELLQRLNHLSHLLPAHLDARRLGLAPIEVLVVAPSQPLDEIAARHRRELPAALRMFLRGPGATRTSGAGVLSYLLFEASYCSELIELGRNDALAKRRELGQFLGL from the coding sequence ATGACCCCAACCACCGGCCTGATCCTCTCTGGCGGCGGCGCCCGCGCCGCCTATCAGGTCGGCGTATTGGCTGGCATCGCCGAGTTGTTGCCCCCCGGCGCAGCCAATCCCTTCCCGGTCATCGTCGGTACCTCGGCCGGCGCCATCAATGCCGTGACCCTGGCCAGCGGCGCCACCCGCTTTGGCGAATCGGTACAACGCTTGACCCACTTCTGGCAGAACTTTCGCAGCCACCTGGTGCTGCGCAGCGATTGGCCCGGGGTCATCCGCCAAGCCAGCCGCTTCGTCAGCCACAGCCTGTTAGGCCTAGGTGGCCAACTGCCGGTGGCGCTGCTCGACAGCAGCCCGCTGCGCGGCCTGTTGCAGGCGCATCTAGACCTGGACGGCATCACCCATTCCTTGGCCAGCGAGCAGTTGCGCGCCGTGGCCATCACCGCCTTTGGCTACGACTCCGGGCAAGCGGTGACCTTCTATCAGGGCCGCGACACCATCGAGCCCTGGCTGCGCCATCGGCGCATTGGCCGGCCCACGGCGCTGACGGTCGAGCACCTGCTGGCCAGCTCGGCGATCCCGCTGCTGTTCGCTCCGGTCAAACTGGGCGAGGAGTATTTTGGCGATGGCGCGGTGCGCCAGTCGGCGCCGATCAGCCCGGCCTTGCACCTGGGCGCCAGTCGGGTGCTGGTGGTCGGGGTCAGCGGCAACCCGCAGCGGCCGGCGCCGCCGTTGCCGACCCAGCGGGTGTTTAGCGGTCAGCAGCCCAGCCTGGCGCAGATTGGTGGGCACATGCTCAACAGCACCTTCATTGACAGCCTGGAAGATGACATCGAGCTGCTGCAGCGGCTCAATCACCTCAGCCACCTGTTGCCCGCTCACCTGGACGCGCGGCGCTTGGGGTTGGCGCCGATCGAGGTGCTGGTGGTGGCGCCAAGTCAGCCACTGGATGAGATTGCGGCGCGCCATCGGCGTGAATTGCCGGCGGCGTTGCGCATGTTCTTGCGCGGGCCGGGAGCGACCCGCACCAGCGGGGCAGGGGTGTTGAGTTATCTCTTGTTCGAGGCGAGCTATTGCAGCGAGCTGATCGAGCTGGGGCGCAACGACGCCCTGGCCAAGCGCCGCGAGCTGGGGCAATTTCTGGGATTGTGA
- a CDS encoding RluA family pseudouridine synthase, with amino-acid sequence MPLSNVQILHEDAAILVVNKPTLLLSVPGRAEDNKDCLITRLQQNGYPDALIVHRLDWETSGIILLARDADSHRELSRQFHDRETEKAYTALCWGQPALDSGSIDLPLRYDPPTKPRHVVDHEQGKHALTFWRIVERCGDYCRVELTPITGRSHQLRVHMLSIGHPLLGDRLYANPEALAAHERLCLHASMLSFTHPVSGQRLKFECPAPF; translated from the coding sequence ATGCCGCTGTCGAACGTGCAGATCCTCCATGAAGACGCCGCCATCCTGGTGGTCAACAAGCCGACCCTGCTGCTCTCGGTCCCCGGCCGTGCCGAAGACAACAAGGACTGCCTGATCACCCGCCTGCAACAAAACGGCTACCCCGACGCACTCATCGTGCACCGGCTGGATTGGGAAACCTCGGGGATCATCCTGCTCGCACGCGATGCCGACAGCCACCGCGAGCTGTCACGCCAGTTCCACGACCGCGAGACCGAGAAGGCCTACACCGCGCTGTGCTGGGGCCAACCCGCGCTGGACAGCGGCAGCATCGACCTGCCGCTGCGCTACGACCCGCCGACCAAGCCACGGCATGTGGTGGACCATGAACAGGGCAAGCATGCGCTGACCTTCTGGCGCATCGTCGAGCGTTGTGGCGACTATTGCCGCGTCGAGCTGACGCCGATTACTGGGCGCTCGCACCAGTTGCGGGTGCATATGCTGTCGATTGGCCATCCGCTGCTGGGTGATCGTTTGTATGCCAATCCCGAGGCGCTGGCGGCCCATGAGCGGTTGTGCCTGCATGCATCGATGCTGAGCTTCACCCACCCGGTAAGCGGGCAGCGCCTGAAGTTCGAGTGCCCGGCACCATTCTGA
- the minE gene encoding cell division topological specificity factor MinE, with product MNLFDFFRGRQKQTSASVAKERLQIIVAHERGQRTTPDYLPALQKELVEVIRKYVNIGNDDVVVALENQGSCSILELNITLPER from the coding sequence ATGAACCTTTTTGACTTCTTTCGTGGCAGACAAAAACAGACCAGCGCGTCGGTAGCGAAAGAGCGTCTACAGATCATCGTGGCGCACGAGCGCGGCCAGCGCACTACGCCGGACTACCTGCCCGCCTTGCAGAAGGAGCTGGTCGAGGTGATCCGCAAGTACGTCAATATCGGTAACGATGACGTGGTGGTTGCCCTGGAAAACCAAGGCAGCTGCTCGATCCTCGAGCTGAACATCACCCTGCCCGAGCGTTGA
- a CDS encoding mechanosensitive ion channel family protein, with protein MPALLRCLTLLLLLFTLPVHAAGLPGILGSSAPAQPQASEPLAKSLDEVIKNLENDQQRSKLLADLKKLRDASKQTQTSPEQGVLGLIGGALHDLESQFSGDASPFRRWSQEIEQAQAELTSLMVPVHQWPAILFGFIAIIAVWSLLAYAFNWIGHRVRLRFGLSEELPQHPRTWDLVRFALRKLGPWLVALVFTVYLSFALPSSLGKSMAMVLAYALVVGTCFSAICVIAFSLLDGPHRHRALHILRHQAFRPLWLIGSFAAFGEAMNDPRLTTALGTHLAHALATLANVLAALCTGLFILRFRRPIAHLIRNQPLSRRLTRRTLSDTIEILGSFWYIPALILVAISLFATFVSAGDTSTALRQSLMCTVLVVVCMVLNGLVRRHAANPKRANRRQEVYTERLKNFGYALVHLFIWLVFIELGLRVWGLSMIGFAEGQGHEVSLRLLGLAGTLIAAWLVWILADTAVHHALVRSRRGLANARAQTMMPLIRNVLFVAIFIIAVIVALANMGMNVTPLLAGAGVIGLAIGFGAQSLVADLITGLFIIIEDSLAIDDYVDVGGHLGTVEGLTIRTVRLRDIDGIVHTIPFSEIKSIKNYSREFGYAIFRVAIPHSMNIDEAITLIREVGQKLRSDPLMRRNIWSPLELQGVESFESGQAILRARFKTAPIKQWEVSRAFNLALKRQLDEAGVDLAMPRLSVQVVTAGGGVLTETGAAG; from the coding sequence GTGCCTGCCCTCCTGCGTTGCCTGACCCTGCTGCTGTTGCTGTTCACCCTGCCCGTACACGCTGCCGGTCTGCCGGGGATACTCGGCTCCAGCGCCCCTGCCCAGCCGCAAGCCAGCGAGCCGTTAGCCAAGTCGCTGGACGAGGTGATCAAGAACCTTGAAAACGACCAGCAACGGAGCAAGCTGCTTGCTGACCTGAAGAAGCTGCGCGACGCCAGCAAACAGACCCAGACCAGCCCCGAGCAAGGCGTGCTCGGCCTGATTGGCGGCGCCCTGCACGACCTGGAGAGCCAGTTCAGCGGTGACGCCAGCCCGTTTCGCCGCTGGTCGCAGGAAATCGAGCAAGCCCAAGCCGAGTTGACCTCACTGATGGTGCCGGTGCACCAATGGCCGGCGATCCTGTTCGGCTTCATCGCGATCATCGCGGTGTGGAGCCTGCTGGCCTATGCCTTCAACTGGATCGGCCACCGCGTACGTCTGCGCTTCGGCCTGAGTGAAGAGCTGCCGCAGCACCCGCGCACCTGGGACCTGGTGCGCTTTGCCCTGCGCAAACTCGGCCCCTGGCTGGTGGCGCTGGTGTTCACCGTGTACCTGAGCTTCGCCCTGCCTTCCTCGCTGGGTAAATCGATGGCCATGGTGCTGGCCTATGCACTGGTGGTCGGCACCTGTTTCTCGGCGATCTGTGTGATCGCCTTCTCCCTGCTCGACGGCCCGCACCGCCACCGTGCCTTGCACATCCTGCGCCATCAAGCATTCCGCCCGCTGTGGCTGATCGGCAGCTTCGCGGCCTTCGGCGAGGCGATGAACGACCCGCGCCTGACCACCGCCCTGGGCACGCACCTGGCGCACGCCCTGGCGACCCTGGCCAATGTGTTGGCGGCGCTGTGCACCGGGTTGTTCATCCTGCGTTTCCGCCGGCCGATCGCCCACCTGATCCGCAACCAGCCACTGTCGCGGCGCCTGACCCGGCGTACCTTGAGCGACACCATCGAAATCCTCGGCAGCTTCTGGTACATCCCGGCGCTGATCCTGGTGGCGATTTCGCTGTTCGCCACCTTCGTCTCAGCCGGCGACACCAGCACCGCCTTGCGCCAGTCGCTGATGTGTACTGTGCTGGTGGTGGTGTGCATGGTGCTCAATGGCCTGGTGCGCCGCCACGCCGCCAACCCCAAGCGCGCCAACCGCCGCCAGGAGGTCTATACCGAGCGCCTGAAGAACTTCGGCTATGCCTTGGTGCACCTGTTCATCTGGCTGGTGTTCATCGAGCTGGGTTTGCGCGTGTGGGGCTTGTCGATGATTGGCTTCGCCGAAGGCCAAGGGCATGAAGTGAGCCTGCGCCTGCTGGGCCTGGCCGGCACCCTGATCGCCGCCTGGCTGGTGTGGATCCTGGCCGACACCGCCGTACACCACGCGCTGGTGCGCTCGCGCCGAGGGCTGGCCAACGCCCGCGCGCAGACCATGATGCCGCTGATCCGCAACGTGTTGTTCGTGGCCATTTTCATCATCGCGGTGATCGTCGCCCTGGCCAACATGGGCATGAACGTCACACCGCTGCTGGCCGGTGCCGGGGTGATCGGCCTGGCCATCGGTTTTGGCGCACAGTCGCTGGTGGCCGACTTGATCACGGGCCTGTTCATCATCATCGAAGACTCGCTGGCCATCGATGACTACGTCGATGTCGGCGGACACCTGGGCACGGTCGAGGGCCTGACCATCCGCACCGTGCGCCTGCGCGATATCGACGGCATCGTGCATACCATCCCGTTCAGCGAGATCAAGAGCATCAAGAACTACTCGCGCGAGTTCGGCTACGCCATTTTCCGTGTGGCGATCCCGCACAGCATGAACATCGACGAGGCGATAACGCTGATCCGTGAGGTGGGCCAAAAGCTGCGCAGCGACCCGCTGATGCGCCGCAACATCTGGTCGCCGCTGGAACTGCAAGGGGTGGAAAGCTTCGAGTCCGGCCAGGCGATCTTGCGCGCACGCTTCAAGACCGCGCCGATCAAGCAGTGGGAAGTGTCGCGGGCGTTCAACCTGGCGCTCAAGCGTCAGTTGGATGAGGCTGGGGTGGATCTGGCCATGCCTAGGCTGTCGGTGCAGGTGGTGACGGCTGGGGGTGGTGTTTTGACCGAAACTGGCGCTGCTGGGTGA